From a single Oreochromis niloticus isolate F11D_XX linkage group LG4, O_niloticus_UMD_NMBU, whole genome shotgun sequence genomic region:
- the unkl gene encoding putative E3 ubiquitin-protein ligase UNKL isoform X4, which yields MPSVSKTAANASPQTEKPTHYTYLKEFRTEQCPLFLQHKCTQHRPFTCFHWHFLNQRRRRPIRRRDGTFNYSPDVYCTKYDETTGICPDGDDCPYLHRTTGDTERKYHLRYYKTGTCIHETDARGHCVKNGLHCAFAHGPHDLRPPVYDIREIQAQEALQNGQLGSGEGIPDLQPGVLASQAMIEKTLTEDPRWQDTTFVLANYKTDQCTKPPRLCRQGYACPHYHNSRDRRRNPRKFKYRSTPCPNVKHGDEWGEPSKCESGDSCQYCHSRTEQQFHPEIYRSTKCNDMRQTGYCPRGPFCAFAHVERIPSTEETMSSLLTAIQSSSQSQLSSQQYSECPVTEWNSGGNSTNSTASSNGQVGSIKNKGQVDQKMMDQEKQTQNTVFSVVNPLASSFTSSITSSLASSIGSDSSSPTTLSTMNAKATPFYPGSNTVESVIDLFCFPSGSALDLNFSDINVASLDKELEDQDNSVGMAGQRVLGGSAPVNIPGSLARSSSFNSSSSLSTSPLSSLSQSLSQSLLSGTVSQQNQPSNMLAKQEHGLLGTPTSSSQNSLGLNGGASSIWDFVSGSFSPSPSPVFSSLTSTTTSADVARLFRELDEAKRKIKQFEEAWHQVKQACEACQKDAHEAKEQAKTAEAERQLAEQKWEETERKLKELQGDFDALCRTPGTPLLRSYGELDQLPLSKLHSIQSQLRNDLDLIDEVIYQLQSKKCIVCQKHDRCIVLQPCQHYVLCENCAPSKTECPYCRTKILKW from the exons ATGCCGTCGGTTTCGAAAACGGCGGCCAATGCGTCTCCTCAAACCGAGAAACCTACCCACTATAC ATACTTGAAGGAGTTCAGGACAGAGCAGTGCCCGTTGTTCCTCCAGCACAAGTGTACGCAGCACAGACCCTTTACGTGCTTTCACTGGCATTTTCTCAACCAGCGACGAAGGCGACCCATACGAAGAAGGGACGGGACTTTCAACTACAGCCCCGACGTTTACTGCACCAAGTACGACGAGACCACAGGCATCTGCCCAGATGGCGATGA cTGTCCTTATTTACACCGGACCACTGGTGACACAGAGCGCAAGTACCATCTACGATATTACAAGACTGGCACTTGTATCCATGAGACAGATGCTCGAGGGCACTGTGTGAAGAATGGCCTCCACTGTGCTTTTGCTCATGGGCCACATGATCTCCGACCTCCAGTCTATGATATCAG agaaatCCAAGCACAAGAGGCCCTCCAAAATGGACAGTTGGGATCAGGGGAAGGGATTCCTGATTTGCAGCCTGGTGTGCTAGCCAGCCAAGCTATGATTGAAAAAACTCTGACGGAAGATCCCCGGTGGCAAG ATACCACCTTTGTTTTAGCCAACTATAAAACAGATCAGTGTACTAAGCCACCCAGACTATGCAGACAGGGCTATGCTTGCCCCCACTACCACAACAGTAGAGATCGGAGGAGAAATCCCCGAAAGTTCAAGTACAG GTCAACTCCTTGCCCTAATGTGAAGCACGGTGATGAATGGGGCGAGCCCTCAAAGTGTGAAAGTGGAGACAGTTGCCAGTATTGCCATTCTCGTACTGAACAGCAGTTTCACCCAGAG ATCTACAGATCCACCAAATGCAATGACATGCGCCAGACTGGATACTGTCCCAGAGGGCCGTTTTGTGCATTTGCACATGTAGAAA gAATTCCTTCTACAGAAGAGACCATGAGCTCATTGCTAACAGCGATACAGTCGAGTTCTCAGTCCCAGCTGAGCTCTCAGCAGTATTCGGAGTGTCCAGTCACTGAGTGGAACAGTGGAGGAAACTCCACCAACAGCACAGCCAGTAGCAATGGACAAGTAGGAAGT ATTAAGAACAAGGGGCAGGTGGATCAAAAAATGATGGACCAAGAAAAACAG ACACAAAATACTGTATTCTCTGTGGTGAACCCATTGGCATCAAGCTTTACCTCCAGTATAACGTCAAGCTTGGCCTCTAGTATTGGTTCAGACAGTTCTTCACCCACCACCTTATCAACGATGAATGCAAAAGCCACTCCTTTCTATCCGGGGAGCAACACAGTGGAGTCTGTCATTG atttgttttgtttcccgTCAGGATCCGCACTGGACCTCAACTTTAGTGACATTAATGTTGCATCGCTTGATAAGGAGTTAGAGGATCAAGATAACAGTGTGGGAATGGCAG GTCAAAGGGTGCTAGGTGGATCTGCTCCCGTCAACATTCCTGGCTCATTGGCACGATCATCTTCTTTTAATTCTTCATCATCGCTCTCCACCTCCCCTCTAAGTTCTCTCTCCCAGTCACTGTCACAGTCCCTGCTGTCGGGGACAGTATCTCAGCAAAATCAACCTTCAAACATGCTAGCCAAGCAAGAGCACGGCCTTCTGGGAACACCCACCTCCTCTTCCCAGAACTCTCTGG GCTTGAACGGAGGAGCTAGCAGCATTTGGGACTTTGTAAGTGGCAGCTTTTCACCCAGTCcatctccagttttcagcagccTAACCTCCACAACCACCAGTGCTGATGTGGCCCGCCTTTTCAGAGAGCTGGATGAGGCCAAGAGGAAGATCAAACAATTTGAGGAGGCCTGGCATCAGGTGAAGCAA GCCTGTGAAGCTTGCCAGAAAGACGCTCACGAAGCAAAGGAGCAAGCAAAGACAGCAGAGGCAGAGCGGCAGCTGGCAGAACAGAAATGGGAAGAAACAGAGCGCAAGCTGAAAGAGCTCCAGGGGGACTTTGATGCGCTTTGTCGCACCCCTGGAACACCTCTTCTACGTAGCTATGGAGAGCTGGACCAGCTCCCCTTGTCTAAGCTTCACTCCATCCAGAGTCAGCTGCGTAATGACCTAGACCTTATAGATGAG GTAATATATCAGCTTCAGTCAAAGAAATGTATAGTTTGCCAAAAGCATGATCGTTGCATTGTTCTGCAGCCTTGCCAACATTATGTACTCTGTGAGAACTGTGCACCTAGTAAAACAGAATGTCCCTACTGTAGAACAAAAATATTGAAGTGGTGA
- the unkl gene encoding putative E3 ubiquitin-protein ligase UNKL isoform X3, with protein sequence MPSVSKTAANASPQTEKPTHYTYLKEFRTEQCPLFLQHKCTQHRPFTCFHWHFLNQRRRRPIRRRDGTFNYSPDVYCTKYDETTGICPDGDDCPYLHRTTGDTERKYHLRYYKTGTCIHETDARGHCVKNGLHCAFAHGPHDLRPPVYDIREIQAQEALQNGQLGSGEGIPDLQPGVLASQAMIEKTLTEDPRWQDTTFVLANYKTDQCTKPPRLCRQGYACPHYHNSRDRRRNPRKFKYRSTPCPNVKHGDEWGEPSKCESGDSCQYCHSRTEQQFHPEIYRSTKCNDMRQTGYCPRGPFCAFAHVERIPSTEETMSSLLTAIQSSSQSQLSSQQYSECPVTEWNSGGNSTNSTASSNGQVGSVSCSNSSTVTSSSGSDTLLSPMGSISSRLKSLNNNSSCSESTTSSVSSLTSNYPKAPGFEREDQIKNKGQVDQKMMDQEKQTQNTVFSVVNPLASSFTSSITSSLASSIGSDSSSPTTLSTMNAKATPFYPGSNTVESVIDLFCFPSGSALDLNFSDINVASLDKELEDQDNSVGMAGQRVLGGSAPVNIPGSLARSSSFNSSSSLSTSPLSSLSQSLSQSLLSGTVSQQNQPSNMLAKQEHGLLGTPTSSSQNSLVFSSLTSTTTSADVARLFRELDEAKRKIKQFEEAWHQVKQACEACQKDAHEAKEQAKTAEAERQLAEQKWEETERKLKELQGDFDALCRTPGTPLLRSYGELDQLPLSKLHSIQSQLRNDLDLIDEVIYQLQSKKCIVCQKHDRCIVLQPCQHYVLCENCAPSKTECPYCRTKILKW encoded by the exons ATGCCGTCGGTTTCGAAAACGGCGGCCAATGCGTCTCCTCAAACCGAGAAACCTACCCACTATAC ATACTTGAAGGAGTTCAGGACAGAGCAGTGCCCGTTGTTCCTCCAGCACAAGTGTACGCAGCACAGACCCTTTACGTGCTTTCACTGGCATTTTCTCAACCAGCGACGAAGGCGACCCATACGAAGAAGGGACGGGACTTTCAACTACAGCCCCGACGTTTACTGCACCAAGTACGACGAGACCACAGGCATCTGCCCAGATGGCGATGA cTGTCCTTATTTACACCGGACCACTGGTGACACAGAGCGCAAGTACCATCTACGATATTACAAGACTGGCACTTGTATCCATGAGACAGATGCTCGAGGGCACTGTGTGAAGAATGGCCTCCACTGTGCTTTTGCTCATGGGCCACATGATCTCCGACCTCCAGTCTATGATATCAG agaaatCCAAGCACAAGAGGCCCTCCAAAATGGACAGTTGGGATCAGGGGAAGGGATTCCTGATTTGCAGCCTGGTGTGCTAGCCAGCCAAGCTATGATTGAAAAAACTCTGACGGAAGATCCCCGGTGGCAAG ATACCACCTTTGTTTTAGCCAACTATAAAACAGATCAGTGTACTAAGCCACCCAGACTATGCAGACAGGGCTATGCTTGCCCCCACTACCACAACAGTAGAGATCGGAGGAGAAATCCCCGAAAGTTCAAGTACAG GTCAACTCCTTGCCCTAATGTGAAGCACGGTGATGAATGGGGCGAGCCCTCAAAGTGTGAAAGTGGAGACAGTTGCCAGTATTGCCATTCTCGTACTGAACAGCAGTTTCACCCAGAG ATCTACAGATCCACCAAATGCAATGACATGCGCCAGACTGGATACTGTCCCAGAGGGCCGTTTTGTGCATTTGCACATGTAGAAA gAATTCCTTCTACAGAAGAGACCATGAGCTCATTGCTAACAGCGATACAGTCGAGTTCTCAGTCCCAGCTGAGCTCTCAGCAGTATTCGGAGTGTCCAGTCACTGAGTGGAACAGTGGAGGAAACTCCACCAACAGCACAGCCAGTAGCAATGGACAAGTAGGAAGT GTTTCATGTTCTAATAGCTCAACTGTAACGTCAAGCTCAGGAAGCGACACTTTGTTATCCCCAATGGGATCCATCAGCAGCAGGCTCAAAtccttaaataataatagttcATGTTCAGAGTCCACCACATCCAGTGTCTCATCTCTGACGTCTAACTATCCCAAAGCTCCGGGCTTTGAACGTGAAGATCAG ATTAAGAACAAGGGGCAGGTGGATCAAAAAATGATGGACCAAGAAAAACAG ACACAAAATACTGTATTCTCTGTGGTGAACCCATTGGCATCAAGCTTTACCTCCAGTATAACGTCAAGCTTGGCCTCTAGTATTGGTTCAGACAGTTCTTCACCCACCACCTTATCAACGATGAATGCAAAAGCCACTCCTTTCTATCCGGGGAGCAACACAGTGGAGTCTGTCATTG atttgttttgtttcccgTCAGGATCCGCACTGGACCTCAACTTTAGTGACATTAATGTTGCATCGCTTGATAAGGAGTTAGAGGATCAAGATAACAGTGTGGGAATGGCAG GTCAAAGGGTGCTAGGTGGATCTGCTCCCGTCAACATTCCTGGCTCATTGGCACGATCATCTTCTTTTAATTCTTCATCATCGCTCTCCACCTCCCCTCTAAGTTCTCTCTCCCAGTCACTGTCACAGTCCCTGCTGTCGGGGACAGTATCTCAGCAAAATCAACCTTCAAACATGCTAGCCAAGCAAGAGCACGGCCTTCTGGGAACACCCACCTCCTCTTCCCAGAACTCTCTGG ttttcagcagccTAACCTCCACAACCACCAGTGCTGATGTGGCCCGCCTTTTCAGAGAGCTGGATGAGGCCAAGAGGAAGATCAAACAATTTGAGGAGGCCTGGCATCAGGTGAAGCAA GCCTGTGAAGCTTGCCAGAAAGACGCTCACGAAGCAAAGGAGCAAGCAAAGACAGCAGAGGCAGAGCGGCAGCTGGCAGAACAGAAATGGGAAGAAACAGAGCGCAAGCTGAAAGAGCTCCAGGGGGACTTTGATGCGCTTTGTCGCACCCCTGGAACACCTCTTCTACGTAGCTATGGAGAGCTGGACCAGCTCCCCTTGTCTAAGCTTCACTCCATCCAGAGTCAGCTGCGTAATGACCTAGACCTTATAGATGAG GTAATATATCAGCTTCAGTCAAAGAAATGTATAGTTTGCCAAAAGCATGATCGTTGCATTGTTCTGCAGCCTTGCCAACATTATGTACTCTGTGAGAACTGTGCACCTAGTAAAACAGAATGTCCCTACTGTAGAACAAAAATATTGAAGTGGTGA
- the unkl gene encoding putative E3 ubiquitin-protein ligase UNKL isoform X2, with amino-acid sequence MPSVSKTAANASPQTEKPTHYTYLKEFRTEQCPLFLQHKCTQHRPFTCFHWHFLNQRRRRPIRRRDGTFNYSPDVYCTKYDETTGICPDGDDCPYLHRTTGDTERKYHLRYYKTGTCIHETDARGHCVKNGLHCAFAHGPHDLRPPVYDIREIQAQEALQNGQLGSGEGIPDLQPGVLASQAMIEKTLTEDPRWQDTTFVLANYKTDQCTKPPRLCRQGYACPHYHNSRDRRRNPRKFKYRSTPCPNVKHGDEWGEPSKCESGDSCQYCHSRTEQQFHPEIYRSTKCNDMRQTGYCPRGPFCAFAHVERIPSTEETMSSLLTAIQSSSQSQLSSQQYSECPVTEWNSGGNSTNSTASSNGQVGSVSCSNSSTVTSSSGSDTLLSPMGSISSRLKSLNNNSSCSESTTSSVSSLTSNYPKAPGFEREDQIKNKGQVDQKMMDQEKQTQNTVFSVVNPLASSFTSSITSSLASSIGSDSSSPTTLSTMNAKATPFYPGSNTVESVIGSALDLNFSDINVASLDKELEDQDNSVGMAGQRVLGGSAPVNIPGSLARSSSFNSSSSLSTSPLSSLSQSLSQSLLSGTVSQQNQPSNMLAKQEHGLLGTPTSSSQNSLGLNGGASSIWDFVSGSFSPSPSPVFSSLTSTTTSADVARLFRELDEAKRKIKQFEEAWHQVKQACEACQKDAHEAKEQAKTAEAERQLAEQKWEETERKLKELQGDFDALCRTPGTPLLRSYGELDQLPLSKLHSIQSQLRNDLDLIDEVIYQLQSKKCIVCQKHDRCIVLQPCQHYVLCENCAPSKTECPYCRTKILKW; translated from the exons ATGCCGTCGGTTTCGAAAACGGCGGCCAATGCGTCTCCTCAAACCGAGAAACCTACCCACTATAC ATACTTGAAGGAGTTCAGGACAGAGCAGTGCCCGTTGTTCCTCCAGCACAAGTGTACGCAGCACAGACCCTTTACGTGCTTTCACTGGCATTTTCTCAACCAGCGACGAAGGCGACCCATACGAAGAAGGGACGGGACTTTCAACTACAGCCCCGACGTTTACTGCACCAAGTACGACGAGACCACAGGCATCTGCCCAGATGGCGATGA cTGTCCTTATTTACACCGGACCACTGGTGACACAGAGCGCAAGTACCATCTACGATATTACAAGACTGGCACTTGTATCCATGAGACAGATGCTCGAGGGCACTGTGTGAAGAATGGCCTCCACTGTGCTTTTGCTCATGGGCCACATGATCTCCGACCTCCAGTCTATGATATCAG agaaatCCAAGCACAAGAGGCCCTCCAAAATGGACAGTTGGGATCAGGGGAAGGGATTCCTGATTTGCAGCCTGGTGTGCTAGCCAGCCAAGCTATGATTGAAAAAACTCTGACGGAAGATCCCCGGTGGCAAG ATACCACCTTTGTTTTAGCCAACTATAAAACAGATCAGTGTACTAAGCCACCCAGACTATGCAGACAGGGCTATGCTTGCCCCCACTACCACAACAGTAGAGATCGGAGGAGAAATCCCCGAAAGTTCAAGTACAG GTCAACTCCTTGCCCTAATGTGAAGCACGGTGATGAATGGGGCGAGCCCTCAAAGTGTGAAAGTGGAGACAGTTGCCAGTATTGCCATTCTCGTACTGAACAGCAGTTTCACCCAGAG ATCTACAGATCCACCAAATGCAATGACATGCGCCAGACTGGATACTGTCCCAGAGGGCCGTTTTGTGCATTTGCACATGTAGAAA gAATTCCTTCTACAGAAGAGACCATGAGCTCATTGCTAACAGCGATACAGTCGAGTTCTCAGTCCCAGCTGAGCTCTCAGCAGTATTCGGAGTGTCCAGTCACTGAGTGGAACAGTGGAGGAAACTCCACCAACAGCACAGCCAGTAGCAATGGACAAGTAGGAAGT GTTTCATGTTCTAATAGCTCAACTGTAACGTCAAGCTCAGGAAGCGACACTTTGTTATCCCCAATGGGATCCATCAGCAGCAGGCTCAAAtccttaaataataatagttcATGTTCAGAGTCCACCACATCCAGTGTCTCATCTCTGACGTCTAACTATCCCAAAGCTCCGGGCTTTGAACGTGAAGATCAG ATTAAGAACAAGGGGCAGGTGGATCAAAAAATGATGGACCAAGAAAAACAG ACACAAAATACTGTATTCTCTGTGGTGAACCCATTGGCATCAAGCTTTACCTCCAGTATAACGTCAAGCTTGGCCTCTAGTATTGGTTCAGACAGTTCTTCACCCACCACCTTATCAACGATGAATGCAAAAGCCACTCCTTTCTATCCGGGGAGCAACACAGTGGAGTCTGTCATTG GATCCGCACTGGACCTCAACTTTAGTGACATTAATGTTGCATCGCTTGATAAGGAGTTAGAGGATCAAGATAACAGTGTGGGAATGGCAG GTCAAAGGGTGCTAGGTGGATCTGCTCCCGTCAACATTCCTGGCTCATTGGCACGATCATCTTCTTTTAATTCTTCATCATCGCTCTCCACCTCCCCTCTAAGTTCTCTCTCCCAGTCACTGTCACAGTCCCTGCTGTCGGGGACAGTATCTCAGCAAAATCAACCTTCAAACATGCTAGCCAAGCAAGAGCACGGCCTTCTGGGAACACCCACCTCCTCTTCCCAGAACTCTCTGG GCTTGAACGGAGGAGCTAGCAGCATTTGGGACTTTGTAAGTGGCAGCTTTTCACCCAGTCcatctccagttttcagcagccTAACCTCCACAACCACCAGTGCTGATGTGGCCCGCCTTTTCAGAGAGCTGGATGAGGCCAAGAGGAAGATCAAACAATTTGAGGAGGCCTGGCATCAGGTGAAGCAA GCCTGTGAAGCTTGCCAGAAAGACGCTCACGAAGCAAAGGAGCAAGCAAAGACAGCAGAGGCAGAGCGGCAGCTGGCAGAACAGAAATGGGAAGAAACAGAGCGCAAGCTGAAAGAGCTCCAGGGGGACTTTGATGCGCTTTGTCGCACCCCTGGAACACCTCTTCTACGTAGCTATGGAGAGCTGGACCAGCTCCCCTTGTCTAAGCTTCACTCCATCCAGAGTCAGCTGCGTAATGACCTAGACCTTATAGATGAG GTAATATATCAGCTTCAGTCAAAGAAATGTATAGTTTGCCAAAAGCATGATCGTTGCATTGTTCTGCAGCCTTGCCAACATTATGTACTCTGTGAGAACTGTGCACCTAGTAAAACAGAATGTCCCTACTGTAGAACAAAAATATTGAAGTGGTGA
- the unkl gene encoding putative E3 ubiquitin-protein ligase UNKL isoform X1, with protein sequence MPSVSKTAANASPQTEKPTHYTYLKEFRTEQCPLFLQHKCTQHRPFTCFHWHFLNQRRRRPIRRRDGTFNYSPDVYCTKYDETTGICPDGDDCPYLHRTTGDTERKYHLRYYKTGTCIHETDARGHCVKNGLHCAFAHGPHDLRPPVYDIREIQAQEALQNGQLGSGEGIPDLQPGVLASQAMIEKTLTEDPRWQDTTFVLANYKTDQCTKPPRLCRQGYACPHYHNSRDRRRNPRKFKYRSTPCPNVKHGDEWGEPSKCESGDSCQYCHSRTEQQFHPEIYRSTKCNDMRQTGYCPRGPFCAFAHVERIPSTEETMSSLLTAIQSSSQSQLSSQQYSECPVTEWNSGGNSTNSTASSNGQVGSVSCSNSSTVTSSSGSDTLLSPMGSISSRLKSLNNNSSCSESTTSSVSSLTSNYPKAPGFEREDQIKNKGQVDQKMMDQEKQTQNTVFSVVNPLASSFTSSITSSLASSIGSDSSSPTTLSTMNAKATPFYPGSNTVESVIDLFCFPSGSALDLNFSDINVASLDKELEDQDNSVGMAGQRVLGGSAPVNIPGSLARSSSFNSSSSLSTSPLSSLSQSLSQSLLSGTVSQQNQPSNMLAKQEHGLLGTPTSSSQNSLGLNGGASSIWDFVSGSFSPSPSPVFSSLTSTTTSADVARLFRELDEAKRKIKQFEEAWHQVKQACEACQKDAHEAKEQAKTAEAERQLAEQKWEETERKLKELQGDFDALCRTPGTPLLRSYGELDQLPLSKLHSIQSQLRNDLDLIDEVIYQLQSKKCIVCQKHDRCIVLQPCQHYVLCENCAPSKTECPYCRTKILKW encoded by the exons ATGCCGTCGGTTTCGAAAACGGCGGCCAATGCGTCTCCTCAAACCGAGAAACCTACCCACTATAC ATACTTGAAGGAGTTCAGGACAGAGCAGTGCCCGTTGTTCCTCCAGCACAAGTGTACGCAGCACAGACCCTTTACGTGCTTTCACTGGCATTTTCTCAACCAGCGACGAAGGCGACCCATACGAAGAAGGGACGGGACTTTCAACTACAGCCCCGACGTTTACTGCACCAAGTACGACGAGACCACAGGCATCTGCCCAGATGGCGATGA cTGTCCTTATTTACACCGGACCACTGGTGACACAGAGCGCAAGTACCATCTACGATATTACAAGACTGGCACTTGTATCCATGAGACAGATGCTCGAGGGCACTGTGTGAAGAATGGCCTCCACTGTGCTTTTGCTCATGGGCCACATGATCTCCGACCTCCAGTCTATGATATCAG agaaatCCAAGCACAAGAGGCCCTCCAAAATGGACAGTTGGGATCAGGGGAAGGGATTCCTGATTTGCAGCCTGGTGTGCTAGCCAGCCAAGCTATGATTGAAAAAACTCTGACGGAAGATCCCCGGTGGCAAG ATACCACCTTTGTTTTAGCCAACTATAAAACAGATCAGTGTACTAAGCCACCCAGACTATGCAGACAGGGCTATGCTTGCCCCCACTACCACAACAGTAGAGATCGGAGGAGAAATCCCCGAAAGTTCAAGTACAG GTCAACTCCTTGCCCTAATGTGAAGCACGGTGATGAATGGGGCGAGCCCTCAAAGTGTGAAAGTGGAGACAGTTGCCAGTATTGCCATTCTCGTACTGAACAGCAGTTTCACCCAGAG ATCTACAGATCCACCAAATGCAATGACATGCGCCAGACTGGATACTGTCCCAGAGGGCCGTTTTGTGCATTTGCACATGTAGAAA gAATTCCTTCTACAGAAGAGACCATGAGCTCATTGCTAACAGCGATACAGTCGAGTTCTCAGTCCCAGCTGAGCTCTCAGCAGTATTCGGAGTGTCCAGTCACTGAGTGGAACAGTGGAGGAAACTCCACCAACAGCACAGCCAGTAGCAATGGACAAGTAGGAAGT GTTTCATGTTCTAATAGCTCAACTGTAACGTCAAGCTCAGGAAGCGACACTTTGTTATCCCCAATGGGATCCATCAGCAGCAGGCTCAAAtccttaaataataatagttcATGTTCAGAGTCCACCACATCCAGTGTCTCATCTCTGACGTCTAACTATCCCAAAGCTCCGGGCTTTGAACGTGAAGATCAG ATTAAGAACAAGGGGCAGGTGGATCAAAAAATGATGGACCAAGAAAAACAG ACACAAAATACTGTATTCTCTGTGGTGAACCCATTGGCATCAAGCTTTACCTCCAGTATAACGTCAAGCTTGGCCTCTAGTATTGGTTCAGACAGTTCTTCACCCACCACCTTATCAACGATGAATGCAAAAGCCACTCCTTTCTATCCGGGGAGCAACACAGTGGAGTCTGTCATTG atttgttttgtttcccgTCAGGATCCGCACTGGACCTCAACTTTAGTGACATTAATGTTGCATCGCTTGATAAGGAGTTAGAGGATCAAGATAACAGTGTGGGAATGGCAG GTCAAAGGGTGCTAGGTGGATCTGCTCCCGTCAACATTCCTGGCTCATTGGCACGATCATCTTCTTTTAATTCTTCATCATCGCTCTCCACCTCCCCTCTAAGTTCTCTCTCCCAGTCACTGTCACAGTCCCTGCTGTCGGGGACAGTATCTCAGCAAAATCAACCTTCAAACATGCTAGCCAAGCAAGAGCACGGCCTTCTGGGAACACCCACCTCCTCTTCCCAGAACTCTCTGG GCTTGAACGGAGGAGCTAGCAGCATTTGGGACTTTGTAAGTGGCAGCTTTTCACCCAGTCcatctccagttttcagcagccTAACCTCCACAACCACCAGTGCTGATGTGGCCCGCCTTTTCAGAGAGCTGGATGAGGCCAAGAGGAAGATCAAACAATTTGAGGAGGCCTGGCATCAGGTGAAGCAA GCCTGTGAAGCTTGCCAGAAAGACGCTCACGAAGCAAAGGAGCAAGCAAAGACAGCAGAGGCAGAGCGGCAGCTGGCAGAACAGAAATGGGAAGAAACAGAGCGCAAGCTGAAAGAGCTCCAGGGGGACTTTGATGCGCTTTGTCGCACCCCTGGAACACCTCTTCTACGTAGCTATGGAGAGCTGGACCAGCTCCCCTTGTCTAAGCTTCACTCCATCCAGAGTCAGCTGCGTAATGACCTAGACCTTATAGATGAG GTAATATATCAGCTTCAGTCAAAGAAATGTATAGTTTGCCAAAAGCATGATCGTTGCATTGTTCTGCAGCCTTGCCAACATTATGTACTCTGTGAGAACTGTGCACCTAGTAAAACAGAATGTCCCTACTGTAGAACAAAAATATTGAAGTGGTGA
- the gper1 gene encoding G-protein coupled estrogen receptor 1, producing MEGQTTSWVWIYVNSTEQLNTSYPYNATDLSENSDKYQSYIVGLFLSCLYTILLFPIGFIGNILILVVNLNHREKMTIPDLYFVNLAVADLILVADSLIEVFNLNEKYYDYAVLCTFMSLFLQVNMYSSIFFLTWMSFDRYIALASSMSSNPLRTMQHAKLSCGLIWMASILATLLPFTIVQTQHRGEVHFCFANVFEIQWLEVTIGFLVPFSIIGLCYSLIGRILMRAQKHRGLWPRRQKALRMIVVVVLVFFICWLPENVFISIQLLQGTADPSQRTATTLWHDYPLTGHIVNLAAFSNSCLNPIIYSFLGETFRDKLRLFIKQKASWSAVNRFCHHGLDLHLPVRGEVSEV from the coding sequence ATGGAAGGGCAGACAACTTCTTGGGTCTGGATATATGTAAACAGTACGGAACAACTGAACACTTCATATCCATACAATGCTACAGACTTGAGCGAAAACTCAGACAAATACCAATCATACATCGTTGGTCTCTTCCTTTCCTGCCTATATACCATCCTCCTTTTTCCTATTGGATTTATTGGTAACATCTTAATCCTGGTGGTGAACCTGAACCACAGAGAGAAGATGACCATCCCCGATCTTTACTTTGTTAACCTGGCAGTAGCTGACCTCATCCTGGTGGCAGATTCCCTCATTGAGGTCTTTAATCTGAATGAAAAGTATTACGACTACGCCGTCCTCTGCACCTTCATGTCACTTTTCCTGCAGGTCAATATGTACAGCAGCATCTTTTTTCTCACGTGGATGAGCTTCGACAGGTACATCGCCTTGGCTAGCTCCATGAGCAGCAACCCACTGAGGACTATGCAGCACGCCAAGCTCAGCTGTGGCCTCATTTGGATGGCCTCCATCCTGGCCACACTTCTCCCCTTCACCATTGTGCAGACCCAACACAGGGGTGAGGTGCACTTCTGTTTCGCCAATGTCTTTGAGATTCAGTGGCTGGAGGTAACCATTGGCTTTTTGGTGCCCTTCTCCATCATTGGTCTATGCTACTCTCTGATTGGGCGAATTCTCATGAGGGCCCAGAAGCACCGTGGACTGTGGCCACGGCGGCAGAAGGCCCTGCGCATGATTGTGGTGGTGGTTCTGGTATTCTTCATCTGCTGGCTGCCAGAGAACGTCTTCATCAGCATTCAGCTACTGCAGGGCACAGCTGACCCATCGCAGAGGACTGCTACCACCCTGTGGCACGACTACCCGCTCACAGGCCACATTGTTAATCTGGCAGCTTTCTCCAACAGCTGCCTCAACCCCATTATCTACAGCTTTCTAGGAGAGACCTTCAGGGACAAGCTGCGTCTCTTCATTAAGCAGAAGGCCAGCTGGTCGGCAGTGAACCGCTTTTGCCACCATGGTCTTGATTTACACCTCCCTGTCAGGggtgaggtgtcagaggtgtgA